Proteins found in one Campylobacter concisus genomic segment:
- a CDS encoding aminotransferase class V-fold PLP-dependent enzyme: protein MVNLEHIRENIILKNGIYYFDFTASGLAYKPIEDEMAKILQTYANTHSISSSNAYKTAQIYEDSRRELKSLLGLDDSFYLFACGNGATGAIKKFQEILGIYAPPALKKRYALKPDENSPLVVLGPYEHHSNEISFRQALCEVERIRLDKNGGIDFNHLEQILRINVGREIIATFSVASNVTGILSDYRKIYTLIKSYGGIVAFDAASFSAYGNIDCDYFDALFLSPHKLLGGVGSCGLLAIKKILANSDEPTFAGGGTVSYVSKNYAIFVKDSEQLEEAGTPPILGLIRANLAYRLRNEIGFGTIYENESELGEYFEKRLAEIPELTCYHTNNIKRLPIFSFNVTGVSPYELAKVLSKEYGIQTRAGCSCAGPYGHDLLHLKEDALFTHKPGWVRAGLHYTHTLQDVDYLVDALKNSIKKYSSIWKVDDPFSVDKISGCKGDR, encoded by the coding sequence TTGGTAAATTTAGAGCATATTAGAGAAAATATAATTTTAAAAAATGGCATTTATTATTTTGATTTTACAGCTTCAGGGCTAGCTTATAAACCTATCGAAGATGAGATGGCAAAAATACTTCAAACATATGCAAATACGCACTCTATCAGCTCATCAAACGCCTATAAAACCGCTCAAATTTATGAAGATTCAAGACGTGAATTAAAAAGCTTACTAGGACTTGATGATAGTTTTTATCTTTTTGCTTGTGGCAATGGAGCTACCGGTGCGATAAAGAAATTTCAAGAAATTTTAGGAATTTATGCACCGCCAGCACTTAAAAAAAGATATGCCCTAAAGCCAGATGAAAATTCTCCACTTGTAGTGCTTGGCCCTTATGAGCATCATTCAAATGAGATAAGCTTTAGGCAAGCACTTTGTGAGGTTGAGCGTATCAGGCTTGATAAAAATGGAGGGATCGACTTTAACCATTTGGAGCAAATTTTAAGGATAAATGTCGGTCGTGAGATCATTGCAACTTTTAGTGTGGCTTCAAATGTGACTGGAATTTTGAGCGACTACCGCAAAATTTACACTCTTATAAAATCTTATGGTGGCATTGTGGCATTTGATGCTGCAAGTTTTAGCGCTTATGGAAATATTGATTGTGACTATTTTGATGCTCTTTTTTTATCTCCTCATAAATTGCTTGGTGGAGTTGGAAGTTGTGGGCTTCTTGCTATAAAAAAGATACTTGCAAACTCAGATGAGCCGACATTTGCTGGTGGTGGAACGGTAAGTTATGTCAGCAAAAACTACGCTATATTTGTAAAAGATAGTGAGCAGCTAGAAGAGGCTGGCACTCCGCCTATTTTAGGACTTATAAGGGCAAATTTGGCTTATAGGCTAAGAAATGAGATAGGATTTGGGACAATATATGAAAACGAGAGCGAGCTTGGAGAGTATTTTGAGAAAAGACTAGCAGAAATTCCTGAGCTTACGTGCTATCATACAAATAACATAAAGCGTTTGCCGATATTTTCTTTTAATGTGACTGGTGTTTCGCCTTATGAACTAGCTAAAGTTTTAAGCAAAGAATATGGCATTCAAACGCGTGCAGGATGTTCTTGTGCTGGGCCATATGGACATGATTTGCTTCACTTAAAAGAAGATGCACTATTTACCCATAAGCCAGGCTGGGTAAGGGCTGGACTCCACTATACGCATACGCTACAAGACGTGGATTATTTAGTAGATGCATTAAAAAATAGCATTAAGAAGTATTCAAGTATTTGGAAGGTCGATGATCCTTTTAGTGTTGATAAAATTTCAGGTTGCAAGGGAGATAGATGA
- a CDS encoding DUF234 domain-containing protein: protein MKHLDINELIKFHLVFDEFDLKHSYYDVFEAIEAEILNNFLALMPRFYFESDTNDAIKSALIKLARSDRKKFSVNKILPQSLASKVYAKLFEKNFLLLEKSREVLPKRSKKQMLKKEERGYKVEDKIHFNSHFSRFWFRFIEPNLSLLKAGKNDEILAIIKKEFDEYASLGFEILCGELMAKKFMINGIFLSSFWSRNIELDMLLNIGGKIIVGEAKYKERKVCKNVLNLLLKKCEKLNIKPDIIALFSKSGFSSELRNLKDERLKLYEISDFEELLK from the coding sequence ATGAAACACCTTGATATAAATGAACTTATTAAATTTCATCTCGTCTTTGATGAGTTTGATTTAAAGCACTCATATTATGATGTTTTTGAAGCGATCGAGGCTGAAATTTTAAACAATTTCTTAGCCTTGATGCCAAGATTTTACTTCGAATCCGATACAAACGATGCTATAAAATCTGCCCTCATAAAACTCGCACGAAGCGATAGAAAAAAATTTAGCGTAAATAAAATTTTACCTCAAAGCCTAGCTAGCAAAGTCTACGCAAAGCTTTTTGAAAAGAATTTTTTACTGCTAGAAAAAAGTAGAGAAGTACTGCCAAAAAGATCAAAAAAACAAATGCTAAAAAAAGAAGAAAGGGGCTATAAAGTTGAAGATAAAATACATTTTAATAGCCATTTTTCAAGGTTTTGGTTTAGATTTATAGAGCCAAATTTAAGCTTACTAAAAGCTGGTAAAAATGATGAAATTTTAGCCATTATAAAAAAGGAATTTGACGAATATGCAAGCCTTGGATTTGAAATTTTGTGCGGTGAGCTCATGGCAAAAAAATTTATGATTAATGGCATATTTTTAAGTAGCTTTTGGAGCAGAAATATAGAGCTTGATATGCTATTAAATATAGGTGGCAAGATCATAGTCGGCGAGGCAAAATACAAAGAGAGAAAGGTTTGCAAAAACGTGCTAAATTTACTATTAAAAAAATGCGAAAAACTAAATATTAAGCCAGATATTATTGCTCTTTTTTCAAAGAGTGGATTTAGTAGCGAGCTAAGAAATTTAAAGGATGAAAGGCTAAAGCTTTATGAAATTAGCGATTTTGAGGAACTTTTAAAATGA
- a CDS encoding sensor histidine kinase, with protein sequence MNEHDIQAGLKSLIEQTYLIENEYKNLTSSYASLQNFIKDIVEILPNAIWVLDENDEIFLQNSEAVRLGKIFKEIPKKEGEINVDGQIYLFKTSSKDNKLIISATNITVEKRTERLASMGQVAAHLAHEIRNPVGSISLLASTLLKRADERTKPIVNQIQKATWRVERIIKATLLFTKGLNINAQIFDFSQLKKECEEAINFYDYSKDIKFSLEFPDGKYTGDLNLLAIVFQNILFNAIDAIEESDDDEGEIILSYEKTPSEHKFIIYDSGEPIKDKAIVFEPFKSSKLKGNGLGLHLCLQIIEAHKGSIEITLNPKTFCINLPIKEKE encoded by the coding sequence ATGAACGAACACGATATCCAAGCTGGCTTAAAAAGCCTGATAGAGCAGACTTATCTGATAGAAAATGAATATAAAAATTTAACATCATCTTACGCAAGCTTGCAAAATTTCATTAAAGATATTGTAGAAATTTTGCCAAATGCTATCTGGGTGTTAGATGAAAATGATGAGATCTTTTTACAAAACTCAGAAGCAGTAAGGCTTGGTAAAATTTTTAAAGAGATACCAAAAAAAGAGGGCGAGATAAATGTAGATGGACAAATTTATCTTTTTAAAACAAGCTCTAAAGACAATAAACTAATAATCTCCGCAACAAATATAACAGTAGAAAAACGCACCGAGCGCCTTGCCTCTATGGGCCAAGTAGCAGCTCACCTAGCCCACGAGATCAGAAATCCAGTAGGCTCCATCTCGCTTTTAGCTTCAACTCTACTTAAAAGAGCTGATGAGCGCACAAAGCCTATCGTAAATCAAATACAAAAAGCTACATGGCGAGTCGAACGCATAATCAAAGCCACTCTACTTTTTACAAAGGGTCTTAACATAAATGCACAAATTTTTGACTTCTCGCAGCTTAAAAAAGAGTGCGAAGAGGCTATAAATTTTTACGACTATTCAAAGGATATTAAATTTAGCCTAGAATTTCCAGATGGCAAATATACGGGCGATCTTAATCTGCTAGCCATCGTCTTTCAAAATATTTTATTTAACGCCATTGATGCCATCGAAGAGAGCGATGATGATGAAGGAGAGATCATTTTAAGCTATGAAAAAACACCAAGTGAGCATAAATTTATCATTTATGATAGTGGTGAGCCTATCAAAGATAAAGCCATAGTCTTTGAGCCATTTAAAAGTAGCAAGCTAAAAGGAAACGGCCTTGGACTGCACCTTTGCTTGCAGATCATAGAGGCTCACAAAGGCAGTATCGAGATCACACTAAATCCAAAAACATTTTGCATAAATTTACCAATAAAGGAGAAAGAATGA
- a CDS encoding cysteine hydrolase family protein, with the protein MNIQNELEAFKKSLQTLDLREISNNGAKNVAFICIDMIEAFAGSGALASQRVAALSKGIATLFDRAWKDFGFRNFILIEDRHTSDSKEFENFLPHAILDTNEIKTVKEIENLSFFKEFKTFYKNSLSIAFNKEFEKFLEQNPQIDTFVITGDCTDMCVYQCVSYLKLRANEYNKKSRVIVPFDLTQTYDIPGHNGDFYHEMFSLHMKLALGADVVKSIKF; encoded by the coding sequence ATGAACATACAAAACGAACTTGAGGCTTTTAAAAAATCTCTTCAAACGCTTGATCTGAGAGAAATTTCAAACAATGGAGCAAAAAACGTTGCATTTATCTGTATCGATATGATAGAAGCATTTGCTGGCAGTGGCGCGCTCGCTAGTCAAAGAGTAGCTGCTTTATCAAAAGGGATCGCAACACTTTTTGATAGAGCGTGGAAAGATTTTGGCTTTAGAAATTTTATCCTTATAGAAGATAGGCACACCAGTGATTCAAAAGAATTTGAGAACTTTTTGCCACATGCTATACTTGATACAAATGAGATAAAAACCGTAAAAGAGATAGAGAATCTAAGCTTTTTTAAAGAGTTCAAGACATTTTATAAAAACTCTTTAAGCATCGCATTTAATAAAGAATTTGAGAAATTTTTAGAGCAAAACCCACAAATTGATACTTTTGTTATTACCGGAGATTGCACTGATATGTGCGTTTATCAGTGCGTTAGTTATCTTAAACTACGAGCCAATGAATACAATAAAAAATCAAGAGTTATCGTGCCGTTTGATCTTACGCAAACATATGACATACCAGGACACAATGGCGATTTTTACCACGAGATGTTTTCTCTTCATATGAAGCTAGCACTTGGTGCTGATGTGGTAAAGAGTATTAAATTTTAA
- a CDS encoding DUF6882 domain-containing protein, which produces MFLDKLGVDKSNWSELFSACVGKATLLQKCAFKLLVEGSNWQVDFDSGKIYFDGREFDMQFIGSESFSSNTWLWGYENINGFDERLLELANKAREFGEKFGLSAFSTPQFELDENFNGHTISMILCTAFDEQNYYRIEYEGGAAYVAFRSDVVFEEPVLANELLSVVNECLSTYELDHKIFIKGLLLSCDMKFSESPNEIVANKNELSFKFDELNRLINISSKL; this is translated from the coding sequence ATGTTTTTAGATAAGCTTGGCGTAGATAAAAGTAACTGGAGCGAGCTTTTTAGCGCATGTGTTGGCAAAGCGACATTACTTCAAAAATGTGCATTTAAGCTACTTGTTGAAGGTAGCAACTGGCAGGTTGATTTTGATAGTGGCAAAATTTACTTTGATGGGCGTGAGTTTGACATGCAGTTTATTGGCTCTGAAAGCTTCTCGTCAAATACGTGGCTTTGGGGTTATGAAAATATAAATGGCTTTGATGAGAGGTTACTTGAGCTTGCAAATAAAGCACGTGAGTTTGGCGAAAAATTTGGGCTTAGTGCATTTAGTACGCCACAATTTGAGCTAGATGAAAATTTTAATGGTCACACGATTAGTATGATTCTTTGCACCGCTTTTGATGAACAAAATTATTATAGGATAGAGTACGAGGGCGGAGCTGCGTATGTGGCTTTTAGATCAGATGTGGTCTTTGAAGAGCCAGTGCTAGCAAATGAGCTTTTGAGCGTAGTAAATGAGTGTTTAAGCACTTACGAACTAGATCACAAAATCTTTATAAAAGGACTTTTGCTAAGCTGTGATATGAAATTTAGCGAAAGTCCTAATGAGATCGTAGCGAATAAAAACGAGCTTAGCTTTAAATTTGACGAGCTAAATAGGCTCATAAATATTTCAAGTAAGCTTTAA
- the dnaE gene encoding DNA polymerase III subunit alpha, giving the protein MSENSSFTHLHLHTEYSLLDGANKIKELAHVLHDRGDTAAAITDHGNMFGAIDFYKAMKKEGIKPLIGIEAYVHNGEQLDDKSTKQRFHLILIAKNETGYKNLMYLSSMSYIEGFYYYPRINKKILKEHSEGLVCSSACLQGEVSWHLNLSDRNVKFGAKGYERAKEVALEYKEIFGDDFYLEIMRHGIGDQKRIDDDILRIAKETGIKVIATNDTHYTFKERADAHEVFMCIAMNKTLDDPNRLRHSVHEFFVKSKEQMSELFLDIPEVIENTQEIVDKCNLEIKLGNPTPPNFKFTLEYAKERNLTLPEPENRYSFKNDAIFFEYECRKGLEERLKFVPENLHDEYKKRLEIEIGIINKMNFPGYMMIVWDFINEAKSRGVPVGPGRGSAAGSLVAYSLKITDLDPIPYNLLFERFLNPERVSMPDIDVDFCQSRRGEIIDYVTQKYGKFNVAGVITFGKLLAKGVIRDVARVCDMPYAEADAMAKLIPDELGITLKDAYEKEPKIAELISQNPKAAKIWKFALDLEGLNRNAGQHAAGVVISNEELWNKTPLFRQPNSPEDRYVTQYSLKYLEDVDLIKFDFLGLKTLTVIDNAIKLVKQRTGKDIIWEQIDKNDSNVYKMIQSGQAIGIFQIEGEGMRKLGTSLRPDCFEDIVAMLALYRPGPMESGMLDDFVKRKHGEAEITYSFKELESILAPTYGVIVYQEQVMQIVQAIGGFSLGGADLVRRAMGKKIKEEMDRLKGEFVKGAEAKGLNGQKADDLFELIVKFAGYGFNKSHSAAYAYVTFQTAYLKAYYPAEFMAALLTSEESNVDKIVRYIDEIKRINIDTLPPSINKSTKEFSVVKNGDHDGIIFGLGAIKGVGGAAIENIITEREANGEFKSMDDFVSRIDPFKVNKKVFESLIKAGCFDEFGFSRKMLMQNVENIIEACKSAAQIRKNAVESLFGEDESMNDVKINFVTINDEFDIKQILKFEQESVGIYLSGHPLDDYKDEINKIKYTLSSEFESLPQSAEILVVGKIEDFSTRITKSGKKMGTINVLDFHGNIEIAVFERELGNIEDIVKDEAKRDLPYAFRINITKDDQFVRTNLNEVYSLEDAQNLDFKTRKLKQNSKFSKNEEASAPQKAREYAELEVLLCLSELSKDKITNLYNLGYNEHIKSGTHNDKRLVIKIKNENTAQIFVYKTKFVVNDSFKEKALQAIAC; this is encoded by the coding sequence ATGAGTGAAAATTCTAGCTTTACACACCTACATTTACACACTGAATACTCCCTACTAGACGGAGCAAACAAGATAAAAGAGCTAGCTCATGTGCTTCATGATAGAGGCGACACAGCAGCGGCGATTACTGATCACGGCAATATGTTTGGAGCGATAGATTTTTACAAGGCGATGAAAAAAGAGGGTATAAAGCCGCTAATTGGCATTGAAGCTTACGTGCATAATGGCGAGCAGCTTGATGATAAGAGTACTAAGCAGCGCTTTCACCTTATACTAATCGCCAAAAACGAGACTGGCTATAAAAATTTAATGTATCTTAGCTCCATGAGCTACATCGAGGGCTTTTACTACTATCCTCGTATAAATAAAAAAATATTAAAAGAGCACAGCGAGGGCTTGGTTTGTAGTTCTGCTTGCTTGCAGGGCGAGGTGAGTTGGCATCTAAATTTAAGCGATCGTAACGTCAAATTTGGCGCAAAGGGCTATGAGAGAGCAAAAGAGGTCGCACTTGAATATAAAGAAATTTTTGGAGATGACTTTTATCTTGAGATCATGCGTCACGGCATCGGCGATCAAAAACGCATTGATGATGACATTTTACGCATCGCCAAAGAGACTGGCATAAAGGTCATCGCCACAAACGATACTCACTACACTTTTAAAGAGCGAGCTGACGCGCATGAGGTTTTTATGTGTATCGCGATGAACAAAACTTTAGATGATCCAAACCGACTTCGCCACAGCGTCCATGAGTTTTTTGTAAAAAGCAAAGAGCAGATGAGTGAGCTATTTTTAGATATCCCTGAAGTGATAGAAAATACCCAAGAGATCGTGGATAAGTGCAACCTTGAGATCAAGCTTGGCAACCCAACTCCGCCAAATTTTAAATTTACACTTGAGTATGCTAAAGAGAGAAATTTAACACTTCCAGAGCCTGAAAATAGATATAGCTTTAAAAATGATGCTATTTTTTTTGAGTATGAATGTAGAAAAGGTCTTGAAGAGAGGCTAAAATTTGTCCCTGAAAATTTACATGACGAATACAAAAAGCGCCTTGAGATAGAGATTGGCATCATAAATAAAATGAATTTTCCAGGCTACATGATGATCGTTTGGGACTTCATAAATGAGGCTAAAAGTAGAGGCGTGCCAGTTGGCCCAGGACGTGGTTCTGCGGCTGGTAGCTTGGTTGCTTACTCGCTAAAGATCACTGACCTTGATCCGATCCCATACAACCTACTTTTTGAGAGGTTTCTAAACCCAGAGCGTGTTAGCATGCCAGATATCGACGTGGATTTTTGCCAAAGTAGGCGCGGCGAGATAATTGACTATGTTACGCAAAAATACGGAAAATTTAACGTTGCTGGCGTTATTACCTTTGGTAAATTGCTTGCAAAAGGTGTCATTAGAGACGTTGCTAGAGTTTGTGATATGCCTTACGCCGAAGCCGATGCGATGGCAAAGCTAATACCTGATGAACTTGGTATTACGCTAAAAGATGCTTATGAAAAAGAGCCAAAGATAGCTGAGCTAATAAGTCAAAATCCAAAGGCTGCTAAAATTTGGAAATTTGCACTTGATCTTGAGGGGCTAAACAGAAATGCCGGCCAGCACGCAGCAGGTGTCGTTATCTCAAATGAGGAGCTGTGGAATAAAACTCCGCTATTTCGTCAGCCAAATAGCCCAGAAGATCGATATGTTACGCAGTATAGCCTTAAATATCTTGAGGATGTGGATTTAATAAAATTTGACTTTCTTGGACTAAAAACACTAACGGTTATCGATAATGCCATAAAGCTGGTAAAACAACGAACTGGCAAGGACATCATTTGGGAGCAGATCGATAAAAACGATTCTAATGTTTATAAAATGATACAAAGCGGCCAAGCGATAGGAATTTTCCAAATCGAGGGTGAGGGCATGAGAAAGCTAGGAACTAGCTTGCGCCCAGACTGCTTTGAGGATATCGTCGCGATGCTAGCACTCTACCGCCCAGGACCGATGGAGAGTGGTATGCTTGATGACTTCGTCAAAAGAAAACATGGCGAGGCCGAGATAACCTACTCATTTAAAGAGCTTGAGTCAATCCTTGCGCCAACATACGGCGTCATCGTCTATCAAGAGCAAGTTATGCAAATCGTTCAAGCTATAGGCGGCTTTAGCCTTGGTGGGGCGGACCTTGTACGTCGTGCGATGGGTAAAAAGATCAAAGAAGAGATGGACAGACTAAAGGGTGAGTTTGTAAAAGGTGCTGAGGCAAAAGGGCTAAATGGACAAAAAGCAGACGATCTTTTCGAGCTAATTGTAAAATTTGCGGGATATGGCTTTAATAAATCTCACTCCGCAGCTTACGCTTATGTTACCTTTCAAACTGCTTATCTTAAGGCTTACTATCCGGCTGAATTTATGGCTGCACTTCTTACAAGCGAAGAGAGCAACGTCGATAAGATCGTTCGCTATATCGATGAGATAAAACGCATAAATATAGACACTTTGCCACCATCTATCAATAAATCAACTAAAGAATTTAGCGTCGTTAAAAATGGCGATCATGACGGCATTATCTTTGGGCTTGGTGCGATTAAAGGCGTTGGCGGAGCGGCTATTGAAAACATTATCACTGAGCGTGAAGCAAATGGCGAATTTAAGAGTATGGATGACTTTGTCTCAAGGATCGATCCATTTAAGGTCAATAAAAAGGTCTTTGAAAGCCTCATAAAAGCTGGATGTTTTGATGAGTTTGGCTTTAGTCGTAAGATGCTTATGCAAAATGTAGAAAATATCATAGAAGCTTGCAAAAGTGCTGCTCAGATCCGTAAAAATGCTGTTGAGAGCTTATTTGGCGAAGATGAGAGCATGAACGATGTGAAGATAAATTTTGTCACGATAAATGATGAATTTGACATCAAGCAAATTTTAAAATTTGAGCAAGAGAGTGTTGGTATCTACCTCTCAGGCCACCCGCTTGATGATTATAAAGATGAGATTAATAAGATAAAATACACTCTAAGCTCAGAATTTGAGAGCTTGCCGCAAAGCGCTGAAATTTTAGTCGTTGGTAAGATCGAGGACTTTAGCACAAGGATAACCAAAAGTGGCAAGAAAATGGGCACTATAAACGTGCTTGATTTTCACGGAAATATCGAGATCGCAGTCTTTGAAAGAGAGCTTGGCAACATCGAAGATATAGTAAAAGATGAAGCAAAACGCGACCTACCTTATGCTTTTAGGATAAATATCACAAAAGATGATCAATTTGTAAGGACAAATTTAAACGAGGTTTATAGCCTAGAAGATGCGCAAAATTTAGACTTTAAAACAAGAAAGCTAAAACAAAACTCTAAATTTTCTAAAAATGAAGAGGCGAGCGCCCCTCAAAAAGCAAGAGAGTATGCTGAGCTAGAGGTACTTTTATGCCTTAGTGAGCTTAGCAAAGATAAGATCACTAATCTTTATAATCTTGGCTATAACGAACATATAAAAAGTGGCACACACAACGATAAACGCCTTGTTATTAAGATAAAAAATGAAAATACGGCTCAAATTTTTGTCTATAAGACAAAATTTGTTGTAAATGACAGCTTTAAAGAAAAAGCACTTCAAGCAATAGCTTGCTAA
- a CDS encoding universal stress protein gives MKYKKLLFPIGAGDDIEPRIYGALKVAQWFNTHMEIMTCQLDPSVVYNMKMTLRGGVLFEEFLKSAKSELAVEHEENEKIFNKICAELGIKVTSEIIEDVCTANFTIHSGKRSAIVEQESKFCDLVVAAVPLDGKITGTFESAVLKSGKNAIVIPRKMREFKADNILVSWTGTTQSSRALTGSIDLLKKAKKVQCITSKASLGDNAELNLKKLEEYFKIHGISATFEVIATTMIPGEALLKAAIDRNADLIVASRYGENGLMEMVLGGTSRFFLEHTNIPVYL, from the coding sequence ATGAAATACAAAAAGTTGCTTTTTCCAATAGGAGCTGGAGACGATATCGAGCCAAGAATTTATGGTGCCCTAAAGGTTGCTCAGTGGTTTAACACACATATGGAAATTATGACTTGTCAGCTTGACCCAAGCGTAGTTTATAATATGAAAATGACGCTTCGTGGAGGAGTGCTTTTTGAAGAATTTCTAAAATCAGCTAAATCTGAACTAGCTGTCGAGCATGAAGAGAATGAGAAAATTTTCAATAAAATTTGTGCCGAGCTTGGCATAAAAGTAACTAGTGAAATCATTGAAGACGTTTGCACCGCAAATTTTACGATTCACAGCGGCAAAAGAAGCGCGATAGTGGAGCAAGAGAGTAAATTTTGCGATCTAGTAGTGGCTGCAGTGCCACTTGATGGAAAGATCACTGGTACATTTGAGTCAGCTGTTTTAAAAAGCGGTAAAAATGCGATTGTAATCCCTAGAAAAATGCGTGAGTTTAAAGCCGATAATATCCTTGTTAGCTGGACTGGCACGACGCAAAGCTCAAGGGCATTAACAGGCTCGATTGATCTTTTAAAAAAGGCAAAAAAGGTTCAGTGCATTACCTCAAAAGCAAGCCTTGGAGATAATGCTGAACTAAATCTTAAAAAGCTTGAAGAGTACTTCAAAATTCATGGCATATCAGCCACTTTTGAAGTGATTGCTACTACGATGATACCTGGCGAAGCACTTTTAAAAGCAGCTATTGATAGAAACGCTGATCTAATCGTTGCTAGCAGATATGGTGAAAATGGTCTTATGGAAATGGTGCTTGGTGGCACTTCAAGATTTTTCTTAGAACACACAAATATCCCAGTTTATTTATAA